One genomic segment of Myxococcota bacterium includes these proteins:
- a CDS encoding alpha/beta family hydrolase yields MTPDPTPLDVEVSASIGRVSALFTRPADARAQLVLAHGAGAGMRHAFLEGVTARLAENGIACFRYQFPYWEAGRRAPNPPRVLTATVRAAVERAHAEAPDLPLFAGGKSLGGRMTSTAMAAEPLPAVRGLVFFGFPLHAPGKPGNERAAHLASVPCPMLFLQGTRDKLADLDLFAPVFDELGARATPHIVEGADHSFQVLKRSGRTHEEVLDELVAQVGAFADRVGSA; encoded by the coding sequence GTGACCCCCGACCCCACACCGCTGGACGTCGAGGTCAGCGCGTCGATCGGCCGCGTGTCGGCGCTCTTCACACGGCCGGCGGACGCCCGAGCGCAGCTGGTGCTGGCCCACGGCGCCGGCGCCGGCATGCGACACGCGTTTCTCGAAGGTGTGACCGCGCGCCTCGCCGAGAACGGCATCGCGTGCTTCCGGTACCAGTTCCCCTACTGGGAGGCAGGACGTCGTGCGCCGAACCCGCCGCGCGTCCTCACGGCCACGGTGCGCGCGGCGGTCGAACGCGCCCACGCGGAGGCCCCCGACCTGCCTCTGTTCGCCGGCGGGAAGTCCCTCGGCGGTCGGATGACGTCGACGGCGATGGCCGCAGAGCCCCTGCCCGCAGTGCGGGGGCTCGTGTTCTTCGGTTTTCCACTGCACGCACCCGGAAAACCCGGCAACGAACGCGCCGCACATCTGGCGTCGGTGCCCTGTCCCATGCTGTTCCTCCAGGGCACGCGCGACAAACTCGCGGACCTCGACCTCTTCGCGCCGGTCTTCGACGAGCTGGGCGCGCGTGCGACGCCACACATCGTCGAGGGCGCCGACCATTCCTTCCAGGTGCTGAAGCGGTCTGGGCGCACCCACGAGGAGGTGCTCGACGAACTCGTGGCCCAGGTCGGTGCTTTCGCGGACCGGGTGGGGAGCGCCTAG
- a CDS encoding cytochrome P450, with translation MPLLFEPYSHAHKTDPYSAYRALRDTAPIHYAPESNAWVLSRFEDVSWALRHPEWFSSQWKRPMGLAAGDRPSPFHWLRMAIQYFRFMRTSPLEARGARMLAHQDGATHAAMRALVRPSFRRDRIENLEKQVREIVDDCLEPMVGDHPIDVIGRLADPLPVRILGELLGLGSSRREKFKQLADTILAAGTGEASLDGGMIEAMAQFRHYLQPIIRERAADPGDDLLSQLLQADDGGLELSEFEVYLFVQLLLMAGTETTTNLIGNAVDALLAHPKQLAMVHAAPDRWLPAAIEESLRWDGPIQIVNRTTRCTLSRHGAEIPADAHVVLLVGAANRDERRFAAPDTFDIERDTRGHLAFGQGHHFCVGAGLARLEARVALEALLPHLMRCERACPEVEFLDSFLVRGRSRLELRLAA, from the coding sequence ATGCCGCTGCTGTTCGAGCCGTATTCTCACGCGCACAAGACCGACCCATACTCGGCTTACCGGGCTCTTCGCGACACCGCACCCATCCACTACGCGCCTGAGTCCAACGCCTGGGTGTTGTCGCGGTTCGAGGATGTCTCCTGGGCGTTGCGGCACCCCGAGTGGTTCTCGTCCCAGTGGAAGCGGCCGATGGGTCTGGCTGCCGGAGATCGCCCGAGCCCCTTCCACTGGCTGCGGATGGCCATCCAGTACTTCCGTTTCATGCGCACGTCACCCCTGGAGGCGCGGGGCGCACGCATGCTCGCCCATCAGGACGGCGCCACCCATGCGGCGATGCGCGCGCTGGTGCGTCCGAGCTTTCGCCGGGACCGGATCGAGAATCTCGAGAAGCAGGTGCGCGAGATCGTGGATGACTGTCTGGAGCCGATGGTGGGAGACCACCCGATCGACGTCATCGGGCGCCTGGCCGATCCGTTGCCGGTGCGCATTCTCGGGGAGCTCCTCGGGCTGGGGTCGAGCCGGCGCGAGAAGTTCAAGCAGCTCGCCGACACCATCCTCGCGGCGGGGACCGGTGAGGCCTCCCTGGATGGAGGCATGATCGAGGCGATGGCCCAGTTCCGTCACTACCTGCAGCCGATCATCCGCGAGCGCGCGGCCGATCCGGGGGACGACCTGCTGAGCCAGCTCCTTCAGGCCGATGACGGTGGTCTCGAGCTCAGCGAGTTCGAGGTGTACCTCTTCGTCCAGCTCTTGCTCATGGCGGGTACCGAGACCACGACGAACCTGATCGGCAACGCCGTCGACGCCCTGCTCGCCCACCCGAAACAGCTGGCAATGGTGCACGCGGCCCCCGACCGCTGGCTCCCGGCGGCGATCGAGGAGTCGCTTCGCTGGGACGGCCCGATCCAGATCGTCAACCGAACGACGCGGTGTACGTTGTCGCGGCACGGCGCCGAGATCCCGGCAGATGCGCACGTCGTCCTGTTGGTCGGCGCCGCCAACCGGGACGAGCGACGCTTCGCTGCGCCGGACACCTTCGACATCGAGCGCGACACGCGCGGCCACCTGGCTTTCGGTCAGGGGCATCACTTCTGCGTCGGAGCCGGGCTGGCGCGCCTCGAGGCCCGCGTCGCGCTGGAGGCCTTGCTGCCCCACCTGATGCGCTGCGAGCGTGCCTGCCCGGAGGTGGAGTTCCTCGACTCGTTCCTGGTGCGCGGACGGTCGCGGCTCGAGCTGCGCCTGGCGGCGTGA
- a CDS encoding NADPH:quinone oxidoreductase family protein gives MRAIVVEKPTPHSELRVGEAPEPTVGPRDVKLEVHAAACNFFDTLIVQERYQVKPGFPFVPGGEAAGVVIEVGRDVTRFSPGDRVLALGSTGGYGERAVFPEAAVQPIPDAMPFDDASAIPITYPTSYAALVYRAALQPGETLLVHAAAGGVGLAAVQIGRALGARVIATAGGADKCAVTVEEGAEAAIDYRSEDFVQRIQQLTDGRGADVIYDSVGGETTQKSLKCIAWNGRLLIVGFAGGDIPEIRANRILLKNIAVTGVHWGAYVEHEPERVPECFREIFALYERGALRPRIFGEYPLAELPDALELLASRKTHGKLIIHPQEGGA, from the coding sequence ATGCGTGCCATCGTCGTCGAGAAACCGACCCCCCACTCCGAGCTCCGCGTAGGCGAAGCTCCCGAACCGACCGTGGGCCCGCGCGACGTGAAACTGGAAGTGCACGCGGCCGCGTGCAACTTCTTCGACACCTTGATCGTGCAAGAGCGCTACCAGGTGAAGCCGGGCTTCCCCTTCGTTCCCGGCGGCGAAGCGGCCGGCGTCGTCATCGAGGTCGGCCGCGACGTGACGCGCTTCTCCCCCGGCGACCGGGTCCTCGCCCTCGGTTCCACGGGCGGCTACGGCGAACGCGCCGTGTTTCCCGAAGCGGCCGTCCAACCGATCCCGGATGCGATGCCCTTCGACGATGCGTCAGCGATCCCGATCACCTACCCCACCTCCTACGCCGCGCTCGTCTACCGGGCGGCGCTGCAGCCGGGCGAGACGCTGCTCGTGCACGCCGCCGCCGGCGGCGTCGGGCTCGCAGCGGTGCAGATCGGCCGGGCGCTCGGGGCGCGCGTCATCGCGACCGCCGGCGGTGCCGACAAGTGCGCCGTCACCGTCGAGGAAGGCGCGGAGGCCGCGATCGACTATCGCTCCGAGGACTTCGTCCAGCGCATCCAGCAGCTCACCGACGGTCGCGGTGCCGACGTGATCTACGACTCGGTCGGCGGCGAGACCACCCAGAAGAGCCTCAAGTGCATCGCCTGGAACGGTCGGCTGCTGATCGTCGGGTTCGCCGGTGGCGACATTCCCGAGATCCGCGCGAACCGGATTCTGTTGAAGAACATCGCGGTCACCGGCGTGCACTGGGGCGCCTACGTCGAACACGAACCCGAGCGCGTCCCCGAGTGCTTCCGGGAGATCTTCGCGCTCTACGAACGAGGCGCGCTGCGACCCCGCATCTTCGGCGAATACCCGCTCGCCGAACTTCCCGACGCCCTCGAGCTGTTGGCCTCTCGCAAGACCCACGGAAAGCTGATCATCCACCCGCAGGAAGGCGGCGCCTAG
- a CDS encoding acyl-CoA dehydrogenase family protein, which produces MDFALTEEQEAIRALAQQILGDRVTHDRLLELEKGEAWFDLELWGELARANLTALAIPEELGGGGFGIEELCVVLEEQGRHLAPVPLLATAVLGAMPIAEFGTPEQQETWLRPVAEDEAVLSAALVEYASSNAAQPRTEAIRSGDGWRLDGEKHCVAAADLARALLVPARCGGGVGVFLVDPKGPGVTLERQVITNGEPQWRVELSGAMALDVLGAPDGGQEIVRFLEQRTAIALAAIQVGVTAGATKQTATYVSERKQFGKPIGTFQGVALRAADAWIDVEALRGVVMQAASRIAEGRDATAEIATAKWWAATAGHRVVHTAQHLHGGIGSDIEYPIHRYFLWAKQNELLIGGANQTLADLGSHLVSDAYAQLEA; this is translated from the coding sequence ATGGATTTCGCACTCACCGAAGAACAAGAAGCGATTCGCGCGCTCGCCCAGCAGATCCTCGGCGACCGCGTCACGCACGACCGCTTGCTCGAGCTCGAAAAGGGCGAAGCCTGGTTCGATCTCGAGCTCTGGGGTGAGCTCGCGCGCGCCAACCTGACGGCCCTGGCGATTCCCGAAGAGCTCGGCGGCGGCGGCTTCGGGATCGAAGAGCTGTGCGTCGTGCTCGAAGAGCAGGGACGTCACCTCGCGCCCGTGCCGCTCCTCGCGACGGCCGTCCTCGGTGCCATGCCGATCGCCGAGTTCGGCACGCCCGAACAGCAGGAGACCTGGCTGCGCCCGGTGGCCGAGGACGAGGCGGTGCTCTCGGCCGCCCTCGTCGAGTACGCGAGCTCCAATGCCGCGCAGCCGCGCACCGAAGCGATTCGTTCCGGAGACGGCTGGCGCCTCGACGGCGAGAAGCACTGCGTTGCCGCGGCCGATCTCGCACGCGCGCTGCTGGTGCCGGCCCGCTGCGGCGGCGGCGTCGGGGTGTTCCTGGTCGACCCGAAGGGTCCCGGTGTGACCCTCGAGCGCCAGGTGATCACGAACGGCGAGCCGCAGTGGCGGGTCGAGTTGTCGGGTGCGATGGCCCTCGATGTGCTGGGCGCGCCCGACGGTGGGCAGGAGATCGTGCGCTTCCTCGAACAGCGAACGGCGATCGCGCTGGCCGCGATCCAGGTCGGCGTGACGGCGGGCGCCACGAAGCAGACGGCGACCTACGTCTCCGAGCGCAAGCAGTTCGGGAAGCCGATCGGCACGTTCCAGGGGGTCGCCCTGCGCGCTGCCGACGCGTGGATCGACGTCGAGGCGCTGCGAGGCGTGGTGATGCAGGCCGCCTCGCGCATCGCCGAAGGGCGCGACGCCACGGCCGAGATCGCGACGGCGAAGTGGTGGGCGGCCACGGCCGGCCACCGGGTCGTGCACACCGCGCAGCACCTGCACGGCGGCATCGGCTCGGACATCGAGTATCCGATCCACCGCTACTTCTTGTGGGCGAAGCAGAACGAGCTGTTGATCGGCGGGGCCAACCAGACCCTGGCCGATCTCGGCAGCCATCTGGTGAGCGACGCCTACGCCCAGCTCGAGGCCTAG
- a CDS encoding M20 family metallopeptidase: MTQDLEALKREVCETVERLRPELLRISRAIHAHPELAFQEHEAAKHLVGWLRSAGLDVEAPAYGLETAFSADFGGAGASQPPTVAVLAEYDALPDVGHACGHNLIATSGVGAGIALAALGERLPGRVRVLGTPAEEHGCGKELMVRKGALEGVDAAMMMHPASVNLVNMPCVCMSEAEVVYRGRTAHASAMPERGINALDALVVAYQGIAALRQHIKSTERIHGIITDGGQAPNVVPDRAAGRFYVRAATKAELLELKPRVEGCFRAGAEATGAELDLVWGEADYLDIRYNEPLAEAFRHNAEALGREFFPYDKLPDGMQGSTDMGNVSHRVPSIHPMLAAAPPHCTIHNPEFAEWAGSEMGDAAAIDGAKSLAMTALDYLVDPDLRARSQAIFEAGA, encoded by the coding sequence ATGACCCAGGACCTCGAGGCGCTGAAGCGCGAAGTCTGCGAGACCGTCGAGCGGCTGCGGCCCGAGCTCCTGCGGATATCCCGCGCCATTCACGCCCATCCCGAGCTCGCGTTCCAGGAGCACGAAGCGGCGAAACACCTGGTCGGATGGCTTCGCAGCGCGGGTCTGGACGTCGAGGCACCGGCCTACGGCCTCGAGACCGCCTTCTCGGCGGACTTCGGCGGCGCCGGTGCCAGCCAGCCGCCGACGGTGGCCGTCCTGGCCGAATACGATGCCCTCCCCGACGTGGGGCACGCCTGCGGGCACAACTTGATCGCGACCTCCGGGGTCGGCGCGGGCATCGCCCTGGCGGCCCTCGGCGAGCGGCTGCCGGGCCGGGTGCGGGTGTTGGGGACGCCCGCGGAAGAGCACGGCTGTGGCAAGGAGCTGATGGTGCGGAAGGGGGCCCTCGAAGGCGTCGACGCCGCGATGATGATGCACCCGGCGAGCGTCAACCTGGTGAACATGCCCTGCGTGTGCATGTCGGAAGCCGAAGTGGTCTACCGGGGCCGAACGGCGCACGCGTCGGCCATGCCCGAGCGGGGCATCAATGCCCTCGACGCACTCGTCGTCGCGTACCAGGGGATCGCCGCGCTGCGCCAGCACATCAAATCCACCGAACGCATCCACGGCATCATCACCGACGGTGGGCAGGCACCCAACGTGGTCCCGGACCGCGCGGCCGGGCGCTTCTATGTCCGCGCCGCGACCAAGGCCGAACTCCTGGAGCTGAAACCGCGCGTCGAAGGCTGCTTCCGTGCGGGCGCTGAGGCGACCGGAGCCGAGCTCGACCTCGTCTGGGGCGAGGCCGACTACCTGGACATCCGATACAACGAGCCGCTCGCGGAAGCGTTCCGTCACAACGCGGAAGCGCTCGGCCGCGAGTTCTTCCCCTACGACAAGCTGCCCGATGGCATGCAGGGGAGCACGGACATGGGCAACGTGAGCCATCGTGTCCCGTCGATCCATCCGATGCTGGCGGCAGCGCCACCGCACTGCACCATCCACAACCCCGAGTTCGCCGAGTGGGCGGGCTCGGAGATGGGAGACGCGGCGGCGATCGATGGCGCGAAGTCTCTCGCGATGACGGCGCTCGACTACCTCGTCGACCCGGATCTGCGCGCGCGCAGCCAGGCCATCTTCGAGGCCGGGGCGTGA
- a CDS encoding helix-turn-helix domain-containing protein: MASGSGTGAARDTRLRSDDGRLVRGRKSRARIRAAARKLFRERGFDGTTLRAIAAEAEMGASSIYRHVASKHELLVLELAELQEEAWLQFRKRDDRGAATASRVRDFLDVQHGLLASNADLVVIALRATTYPDAPVARRALALQDRTIGLLTEILQSGRRDLAPGIEPLAAARALFHAASGARISWANGLVSEQGCRRAVDECVALLFRGLSVGARPEPTRPLPAPPPDAP; encoded by the coding sequence ATGGCTTCGGGATCCGGTACCGGCGCAGCCCGGGACACCCGGTTGCGGAGCGACGACGGACGCTTGGTGCGCGGGCGGAAGAGTCGCGCGCGCATCCGAGCGGCGGCACGCAAGTTGTTTCGCGAGCGTGGCTTCGACGGTACGACCTTGCGCGCGATCGCGGCCGAGGCCGAGATGGGCGCCAGCTCGATCTACCGCCACGTTGCCTCGAAGCACGAGCTGCTGGTCCTGGAACTCGCGGAGCTCCAGGAAGAGGCGTGGCTCCAGTTCCGCAAGCGCGACGATCGCGGCGCCGCGACGGCCTCGCGCGTGCGGGACTTCCTCGACGTCCAGCACGGTCTGCTCGCCTCGAACGCCGACCTGGTGGTGATCGCCCTGCGGGCCACCACCTACCCGGACGCTCCCGTCGCGCGGCGCGCCCTGGCACTGCAGGACCGTACGATCGGCCTGCTCACCGAGATCCTGCAGTCCGGTCGACGCGATCTCGCACCGGGAATCGAGCCCCTGGCCGCCGCGCGGGCGCTGTTCCACGCAGCCAGCGGAGCTCGCATCAGCTGGGCGAATGGCCTCGTCTCCGAACAGGGGTGCCGCCGGGCGGTCGACGAGTGCGTCGCCCTGCTCTTCCGTGGGCTCTCGGTGGGTGCGCGCCCGGAACCGACGCGGCCCCTCCCGGCGCCACCTCCCGACGCGCCCTGA
- a CDS encoding CBS domain-containing protein, with the protein MVYVRDDLGDESYYEQTRRQTEGFDAGLLREPLGVVPAQRPITLAPDANVTEAMRMMQREHRGCVLVTDDGTIETKLTGIFTERDVLFRIVDRGRNPAALPIGDVMTADPETLSIHATVAYVLNKMSVGGFRHVPVVDDERRPACVISVRDVVNFLVDAFPREILNLPAEPEPEPPRSREGA; encoded by the coding sequence ATGGTTTACGTACGCGACGATCTCGGCGACGAGAGCTACTACGAGCAAACCCGGCGACAGACCGAGGGCTTCGACGCCGGTCTCTTGCGCGAGCCCCTGGGCGTCGTCCCCGCACAACGTCCGATCACGCTCGCGCCGGATGCGAACGTCACCGAAGCCATGCGCATGATGCAGCGAGAGCACCGCGGCTGCGTCCTGGTCACCGACGACGGCACGATCGAGACGAAGCTCACGGGGATCTTCACCGAACGCGACGTGCTCTTCCGGATCGTCGACCGGGGTCGCAACCCGGCGGCACTGCCGATCGGCGACGTCATGACCGCCGACCCGGAGACGCTGTCGATCCACGCCACCGTCGCCTACGTCTTGAACAAGATGTCCGTCGGCGGCTTCCGCCACGTGCCCGTCGTGGACGACGAGCGCCGACCCGCTTGTGTGATCTCGGTGCGCGACGTCGTCAACTTCCTCGTCGACGCGTTTCCGAGGGAGATCCTGAATCTCCCGGCCGAGCCCGAGCCCGAGCCGCCGCGGTCACGAGAGGGCGCCTAG
- a CDS encoding MaoC family dehydratase has translation MSESRATLRYPEIAEGDALPTLEVPITRTTIVAGAIASRDYQDVHHDAELAKQRGSTDIFMNILTTNGFVGRYVTDWAGPEALIRSVDIGLGAPNYPGDTMRLRGEVKSKASGGEVTVAVVGENDLGHHVRGEVVVVLPS, from the coding sequence ATGAGCGAGAGCCGAGCGACGCTGCGCTACCCCGAGATCGCGGAGGGGGACGCACTGCCGACCCTCGAGGTCCCGATCACCCGGACGACGATCGTCGCCGGTGCCATCGCTTCGCGCGACTACCAGGATGTCCACCACGACGCCGAGCTCGCCAAGCAGCGCGGCTCGACGGACATCTTCATGAACATCCTGACGACGAACGGGTTCGTCGGGCGATACGTGACCGACTGGGCCGGGCCCGAAGCGCTGATCCGCTCGGTCGACATCGGCCTGGGCGCGCCCAACTACCCCGGCGACACGATGCGTCTGCGTGGCGAGGTCAAGTCGAAGGCGTCGGGCGGGGAGGTCACGGTGGCCGTGGTCGGCGAGAACGACCTCGGTCATCACGTGCGGGGCGAAGTGGTGGTGGTGCTTCCCTCGTGA
- a CDS encoding gamma carbonic anhydrase family protein, whose protein sequence is MSDLQTIDPSCWIAPTAELTGKITLAADVSVWHNVVMRAECHEIEVGRMSNIQDFVMIHIGYEFPTRIGAFCSITHHATVHGCTIEDHCLVGINAVIMDGAVIGKGSIVAGGAMVPEGREYPPGSIIAGVPAKVIAERDSARANRLNAWQYHYNAERTRNGEQRAWTGPDYRRWLEAKAAEIERDADL, encoded by the coding sequence GTGAGCGACCTGCAGACCATCGACCCGTCCTGCTGGATCGCACCGACCGCGGAGCTGACCGGCAAGATCACCCTCGCGGCCGATGTCTCCGTCTGGCACAACGTCGTGATGCGCGCCGAGTGCCACGAGATCGAAGTCGGCCGCATGTCGAACATCCAGGACTTCGTGATGATCCACATCGGGTACGAGTTCCCGACGCGGATCGGCGCGTTCTGCTCGATCACCCACCACGCCACGGTGCACGGCTGCACGATCGAGGATCACTGTCTGGTCGGCATCAACGCCGTCATCATGGACGGAGCGGTGATCGGGAAGGGGTCGATCGTCGCGGGCGGCGCGATGGTGCCCGAGGGCCGCGAGTATCCGCCCGGCTCGATCATTGCGGGCGTTCCTGCGAAGGTGATTGCCGAGCGCGACTCCGCACGCGCGAACCGCCTCAACGCCTGGCAGTACCACTACAACGCCGAGCGTACGCGCAACGGCGAGCAGCGCGCCTGGACCGGGCCCGACTACCGCCGCTGGCTCGAGGCCAAGGCGGCCGAGATCGAGCGCGACGCAGACCTCTGA
- a CDS encoding ferritin-like domain-containing protein, translated as MANPVVNTLDGIDEELETILVSFDSSYAWNYGSVKEGLRDLYEKSKREQWNGTTQLAWDTHVEPESEIVPAAINPLHDYGPYQKLDAKERAKVQHGQLALQLSQFLHGEQGAMIVASQLVGGVPWVDAKYYASSQTMDEARHVEVFSRYVHEKLEWEWPINANLKELLDATIQDSRWDFKYLGMQILIEGLAMAAFGNLFQIAQEPLLKELLKYVMRDESRHVAFGVLSLRDYYKDMPANELADREDFIIYASELMRDRLVGSDLAHLMGWNEKEVQKVVLESEIGKAFRSMLFQRIVPNLKKLGLLTPKVREAYTKLGLIQFEDFDADAADRQLGFLAD; from the coding sequence ATGGCCAACCCGGTGGTGAACACGCTGGACGGGATCGACGAAGAGCTCGAGACGATCCTCGTGTCTTTCGATTCGAGCTACGCCTGGAACTACGGCAGCGTCAAGGAAGGGCTCCGCGACCTCTACGAGAAGTCGAAGCGCGAGCAGTGGAACGGCACCACCCAGCTCGCCTGGGACACCCACGTCGAGCCCGAGAGCGAGATCGTGCCCGCGGCGATCAACCCGCTGCACGACTACGGCCCCTACCAGAAGCTCGATGCGAAGGAGCGGGCGAAGGTCCAGCACGGGCAGCTCGCGCTCCAGCTCTCCCAGTTCCTGCACGGCGAGCAGGGCGCCATGATCGTCGCGTCCCAGCTCGTCGGCGGCGTGCCCTGGGTCGACGCGAAGTACTACGCCAGCTCGCAGACGATGGACGAGGCACGCCACGTCGAAGTGTTCAGTCGCTACGTCCACGAGAAGCTCGAGTGGGAGTGGCCGATCAACGCCAACCTGAAGGAGCTGCTCGACGCCACCATCCAGGACAGCCGCTGGGACTTCAAGTATCTGGGCATGCAGATCCTGATCGAGGGCCTCGCAATGGCGGCTTTCGGCAACCTGTTCCAGATCGCCCAGGAGCCACTCTTGAAGGAGCTCCTCAAGTACGTGATGCGCGACGAGTCTCGGCACGTGGCGTTCGGCGTGCTCTCGCTTCGCGACTACTACAAGGACATGCCCGCGAACGAGCTCGCCGACCGCGAGGACTTCATCATCTACGCATCCGAGCTGATGCGCGACCGGCTGGTCGGCTCCGACCTGGCGCACCTCATGGGATGGAACGAGAAGGAAGTGCAGAAGGTCGTGCTCGAGTCCGAGATCGGGAAGGCCTTCCGCAGCATGCTCTTCCAGCGCATCGTCCCGAACCTGAAGAAGCTCGGGCTGCTCACGCCGAAGGTGCGCGAGGCCTATACGAAGCTCGGCCTGATCCAGTTCGAGGACTTCGACGCCGACGCCGCGGATCGCCAACTCGGCTTCCTCGCCGACTAG
- a CDS encoding lipid-transfer protein — protein sequence MTGFANDLKDKAAIVGIGATEFSKASGRSELRLAVEAISAALEDAGIPPSDVDGMATYTMDNNPEIEVNRALGGGDLRFFGRTHFGGGAACAPLLQGAMAIASGVCEVVVCYRAMNERSEQRFGTGVQGQALTPRTETIHFGWHSPYGLLTPASWVAMNAQRYMHEYGATSEDFGRVAVADRKHAATNPSAWFYEKPITLEDHQNSRWIVEPLHLLDCCQESDGAVAVVLTSLERARDLRQPPVRVAAAAQGAITEQQMMTGYYTPEITGLPEMGLVARQLYETAEVGPEDIQTAIIYDHFTPFVLTQLEEFGFCGRGEAKDFVREGHIELGGRLPINTHGGQLGEAYIHGMNGIAEGVRQVRGTSHNPVDGVEHVLVTAGTGVPTSGLILGAV from the coding sequence GTGACCGGCTTCGCGAACGACCTGAAGGACAAAGCGGCGATCGTCGGGATCGGCGCCACCGAGTTCTCGAAGGCCTCGGGCCGCTCCGAGCTGAGGCTCGCCGTCGAGGCGATCTCCGCTGCGCTCGAAGATGCCGGCATCCCGCCGAGCGACGTCGACGGCATGGCCACCTACACGATGGACAACAACCCGGAGATCGAGGTCAACCGCGCTCTGGGCGGGGGTGACCTGCGCTTCTTCGGGCGGACCCACTTCGGCGGTGGTGCCGCCTGTGCTCCGCTCTTGCAGGGGGCGATGGCGATCGCGTCCGGCGTTTGTGAAGTCGTCGTCTGCTATCGCGCCATGAACGAACGCTCCGAGCAGCGCTTCGGCACCGGCGTGCAGGGGCAGGCGCTGACGCCTCGCACCGAAACCATCCACTTCGGCTGGCACTCGCCCTACGGGTTGCTCACCCCCGCGTCCTGGGTGGCGATGAATGCCCAGCGCTACATGCACGAGTACGGGGCGACCAGCGAAGACTTCGGTCGGGTTGCCGTTGCGGATCGCAAGCACGCCGCCACCAACCCCTCGGCCTGGTTCTACGAGAAGCCGATCACCCTCGAGGACCACCAGAACTCCCGCTGGATCGTCGAGCCGTTGCACCTGCTGGACTGCTGTCAGGAGAGTGACGGAGCGGTGGCGGTCGTGTTGACGAGCCTCGAGCGGGCGCGAGATCTGCGTCAGCCGCCGGTCCGCGTCGCGGCCGCCGCCCAGGGCGCCATCACAGAACAGCAGATGATGACCGGCTACTACACGCCGGAAATCACGGGGCTTCCCGAGATGGGGCTGGTGGCCCGCCAGCTCTACGAGACCGCCGAGGTCGGCCCCGAGGACATCCAGACCGCGATCATCTACGACCACTTCACGCCCTTCGTGCTCACGCAGCTCGAGGAGTTCGGCTTCTGTGGCCGCGGCGAGGCGAAGGACTTCGTGCGCGAAGGCCATATCGAGCTCGGCGGTCGGCTCCCGATCAACACCCATGGGGGCCAGCTGGGGGAGGCCTACATCCACGGGATGAACGGCATCGCCGAAGGCGTCCGTCAGGTGCGCGGAACCTCGCACAACCCGGTCGACGGGGTCGAGCACGTGCTGGTCACGGCGGGCACGGGCGTCCCCACCAGCGGGTTGATCCTCGGCGCTGTCTGA